From a single Streptomyces sp. NBC_00377 genomic region:
- a CDS encoding FadR/GntR family transcriptional regulator: MVTQPGRGLYGQAVEELGRRIVRGDYPPGSVVDPVRFETELGVSKTVVREALRVLAAKGLLESRQKRGTTIRPRADWNLLDSDLLRWQGSSAPTDGFLEDLAEVRALVEPAGARLAAARRTASDLAAMRQALDAMAAAGTDADAMVEADLAFHRALLDAAHNELLSRMEVVIEAGLRVRDRIVHGARHFSDSIPVHQELLAAVEAGDPDAAVAAVGSLLAQASHDLAAVQAGEDPDDVATDPLPEEAH, from the coding sequence GTGGTGACCCAACCCGGCAGGGGGCTGTACGGCCAGGCGGTGGAGGAACTGGGCCGGCGCATCGTCCGCGGCGACTACCCTCCCGGCTCCGTGGTGGACCCGGTCAGGTTCGAGACCGAGCTCGGCGTCAGCAAGACCGTCGTGCGCGAGGCGCTGCGCGTGCTGGCGGCCAAGGGCCTCCTCGAGTCGCGGCAGAAACGCGGTACGACCATCCGGCCTCGCGCCGACTGGAACCTGCTCGACAGCGACCTGCTGCGCTGGCAGGGGAGCAGCGCTCCCACCGACGGCTTCCTGGAGGACCTCGCCGAGGTCCGCGCGCTGGTGGAGCCCGCCGGAGCCCGGCTCGCCGCAGCCCGTCGCACCGCGTCCGACCTGGCCGCGATGCGGCAAGCGCTCGACGCCATGGCGGCGGCGGGGACCGACGCCGACGCGATGGTCGAGGCGGACCTGGCCTTCCACCGCGCCCTCCTGGACGCCGCGCACAACGAACTGCTCAGCCGGATGGAGGTCGTCATCGAGGCCGGCCTGCGCGTGCGCGACCGGATCGTGCACGGCGCCCGGCACTTCTCCGACTCCATCCCCGTGCACCAGGAACTGCTGGCGGCGGTCGAGGCCGGTGATCCCGACGCGGCGGTGGCCGCCGTCGGCTCACTGCTGGCGCAGGCGTCCCACGACCTGGCGGCCGTACAGGCCGGCGAAGACCCCGATGACGTCGCGACCGACCCGCTCCCCGAGGAAGCTCATTGA
- a CDS encoding SDR family oxidoreductase: protein MVTDVDDEAGRTLAAAVGAGPDIRVDTVLPAPSSPPPGRGSRSPRTRSVAAPAPRRFGRPEEMARAAAVVASADPSCVTGASLVADGGWSVMKESS from the coding sequence ATGGTCACGGACGTGGACGACGAGGCGGGCAGGACGCTCGCCGCCGCCGTCGGGGCCGGGCCGGACATCCGGGTCGACACGGTGCTGCCCGCCCCATCCTCACCGCCGCCCGGGAGGGGATCCCGGAGTCCGAGGACGCGCAGCGTGGCGGCCCCCGCGCCCAGGAGGTTCGGGCGGCCGGAGGAGATGGCCCGGGCCGCAGCCGTCGTGGCGTCAGCGGACCCCTCCTGCGTGACCGGAGCGAGCCTGGTGGCCGACGGAGGATGGAGCGTCATGAAGGAATCCTCATGA
- the dgoD gene encoding galactonate dehydratase, producing the protein MKITGLETFLVAPRWLFLRVATDEGVTGWGEPVIEGRAETVRAAVHELADYLVGRDPLRIEDHWQVLTKGGFYRGGPILSSAVAGIDQALWDIAGKTYGVPVHRLLGGPVRDRVRMYAWIGGDRPRDVAELAEEQMKAGFTAVKMNASAELASIDTPARTAEVVERVAAVREVLGDERDVAVDFHGRASTAMSRRLLPLLEPLHPLFVEEPVAPEHSGHLRSLVESTGIPLATGERLYSRWDFREVMSSGIAVAQPDLSHAGGISEVRRIAAMAETYDVALAPHCPLGPIALAASLQIAFSVPNFLVQEQSMGIHYNQHCDLLEYVMDPEPFRFRDGYAVASSRPGLGVEIDEKAVRHAAETGHRWRNPVWRGPDGAFTEW; encoded by the coding sequence TTGAAAATAACCGGACTTGAGACGTTCCTGGTGGCTCCGCGCTGGCTGTTCCTGCGTGTCGCCACCGACGAGGGCGTCACCGGCTGGGGCGAGCCCGTGATCGAGGGCCGCGCCGAGACCGTACGCGCCGCGGTCCACGAACTGGCCGACTACCTCGTCGGCCGGGACCCGCTGCGCATCGAGGACCACTGGCAGGTGCTCACCAAGGGCGGCTTCTACCGGGGCGGCCCCATCCTCTCCAGCGCCGTCGCAGGCATCGACCAGGCCCTGTGGGACATCGCGGGCAAGACCTACGGCGTCCCGGTGCACCGCCTCCTCGGCGGCCCCGTACGCGACCGAGTCCGCATGTACGCCTGGATCGGCGGAGACCGGCCCAGGGATGTCGCGGAGCTCGCCGAGGAGCAGATGAAGGCGGGCTTCACCGCCGTGAAGATGAACGCCTCCGCCGAACTCGCGTCCATCGACACCCCGGCGCGCACCGCAGAGGTCGTCGAGCGCGTCGCGGCCGTCCGCGAGGTACTGGGCGACGAGCGGGACGTCGCCGTCGACTTCCACGGCCGGGCCTCCACCGCCATGTCACGGCGCCTGCTGCCCCTGCTGGAACCGCTGCACCCGCTGTTCGTCGAGGAACCCGTCGCACCGGAACACTCGGGCCACCTGCGCAGCCTGGTGGAGTCGACGGGCATCCCGCTCGCGACCGGCGAACGCCTGTACTCCCGCTGGGACTTCCGCGAGGTCATGAGCAGCGGCATCGCCGTCGCCCAGCCCGATCTGTCGCACGCCGGCGGCATCTCCGAGGTGCGCCGCATCGCGGCCATGGCCGAGACCTACGACGTCGCCCTGGCCCCCCACTGCCCCCTCGGCCCGATCGCCCTGGCCGCGAGTCTCCAGATCGCCTTCTCCGTGCCGAACTTCCTCGTCCAGGAACAGAGCATGGGCATCCACTACAACCAGCATTGCGACCTGCTCGAGTACGTGATGGACCCCGAGCCCTTCCGCTTCCGGGACGGCTACGCCGTGGCAAGTTCCCGTCCGGGCCTCGGCGTCGAGATCGACGAGAAGGCGGTACGCCACGCCGCCGAGACCGGACACCGCTGGCGCAACCCCGTATGGCGCGGCCCCGACGGGGCGTTCACCGAATGGTGA